A window of Synechococcus sp. MEDNS5 contains these coding sequences:
- a CDS encoding aspartate carbamoyltransferase: MAQPHIAVVEEASAPLRFQPMGPDVFGQNQPQELLASITEDGEPLLDLVDQHVVSIQAFRSETLLQLFRLAAKFESNPDRYCRHNTPLTGKILINAFYEPSTRTRLSFDSAWHRLGGDSINITDRSTTGIAKGESLEDIAHMFNNYGDCVVLRDSNPEAVYAMTSTLRIPIINAGNGIDEHPTQAMADLYTIFKWRPSLAKTEVSPKDRIRIGVIGLPSRMRTVRSLLRILSKFPQILEEVVVIHAAGVESEAPLFDSGQLEELEASGMSIRCSSDLAAEIPDLDVVYINAIAWVGDSYEVHGGGFRLTRDLPFKPEAIVLHPLARGPELSTCLDDTPHNWYFSQARGAVFLRMALLTCMVNRAERVMDVI, translated from the coding sequence ATGGCACAACCCCACATAGCCGTGGTCGAGGAGGCATCGGCGCCACTTCGATTCCAACCAATGGGTCCCGACGTGTTCGGCCAAAACCAGCCTCAAGAGCTTCTGGCCTCCATCACAGAAGATGGCGAGCCGTTGTTGGATCTTGTCGACCAGCATGTGGTTTCGATTCAGGCGTTTCGCTCCGAAACCCTGCTCCAGTTGTTCCGATTGGCTGCCAAATTCGAGAGCAATCCGGACCGTTACTGCCGGCACAACACTCCGCTCACCGGCAAGATCCTGATCAACGCTTTCTACGAGCCCAGCACGCGGACGCGTCTCTCTTTCGATAGCGCCTGGCATCGCCTCGGCGGTGATTCAATCAACATCACCGATCGCAGCACCACAGGCATCGCCAAAGGTGAGTCGTTGGAGGATATTGCGCATATGTTCAACAACTACGGCGACTGTGTGGTGCTGCGCGACAGCAACCCAGAGGCCGTTTACGCCATGACATCCACCCTGCGGATTCCGATTATCAATGCCGGCAATGGCATTGATGAGCATCCGACCCAGGCAATGGCGGATCTCTACACGATTTTCAAGTGGCGTCCGAGCCTCGCCAAGACGGAGGTGTCACCCAAGGACCGGATCCGCATCGGGGTGATCGGTTTGCCGTCGCGGATGCGCACTGTGCGTTCATTGCTGCGGATCCTCAGCAAATTCCCTCAGATCCTTGAAGAGGTGGTGGTGATTCATGCGGCCGGGGTGGAGTCGGAAGCGCCTTTGTTTGATTCGGGCCAGCTGGAGGAACTGGAAGCGAGCGGGATGTCCATCCGCTGCAGTTCAGATCTGGCTGCTGAGATTCCCGATCTCGATGTCGTTTACATCAATGCGATCGCCTGGGTTGGCGACAGCTATGAAGTGCACGGCGGTGGATTTCGTCTCACGCGGGATCTGCCGTTCAAGCCGGAGGCGATCGTGCTGCACCCCTTGGCCCGAGGCCCCGAGCTGAGCACCTGTTTGGATGACACGCCGCACAACTGGTACTTCAGCCAGGCGCGTGGGGCGGTGTTTCTGCGCATGGCATTGCTCACCTGCATGGTGAACCGTGCCGAGCGGGTGATGGATGTGATCTGA
- a CDS encoding sodium:solute symporter family protein yields MSADAAPFLAPGIAWALVVLFSVLWIALGIAWGRRGKGDADDFMLAGRNIGLALSTATLMASWVTGNTTLLAPEFGYRTGLWGMFSYALAGLGLILFAPLASRIKQLMPNGRTSGDFIRLRYGRLAWWVFMVITAVYTLGFLMTQAMGAGLLLQALSGFDYHVGMVVVIGVATVYTLFGGMRAVIGTDFIQSLLIMVLLAVVAVLAFRQFSMPEVHARLVAEHPDRLDLLLPAGLLIAWNSALFSMGEVFHNNIWWSRVFASRRGVVMTSFVLGGLAWMSVPLVTGSIGLVALARDLPLEQVNMVFPVMAANLLGAGGAALVFVVVFASLTSTLDSLLASTADLLAEDVYFRLLSPQASDAQLKQAARQMVVLLAVVTLALSWPRLDSLATVLFFTGSLVASTVWPVACGLYWSSASRAAAIVAMLAGSVVGLTAYVLIAPYCAAVFSAAVSAVVMVVGSRCQPERFDFHCLQEEG; encoded by the coding sequence ATGTCCGCTGACGCTGCCCCTTTTCTGGCACCAGGGATTGCATGGGCGCTTGTGGTGCTGTTCTCCGTGTTGTGGATTGCGCTAGGGATCGCCTGGGGCCGCCGCGGCAAAGGTGATGCCGACGATTTCATGCTGGCGGGCCGCAACATCGGGTTGGCCTTGAGCACAGCCACTTTGATGGCGTCTTGGGTGACGGGCAACACCACCCTTCTGGCCCCGGAATTCGGCTACAGAACAGGCCTCTGGGGCATGTTCAGTTACGCCTTGGCAGGACTGGGGTTGATTCTGTTTGCGCCATTGGCATCACGCATCAAGCAGCTGATGCCCAACGGACGCACCAGTGGCGATTTTATTCGGCTGCGCTATGGACGCTTGGCTTGGTGGGTGTTCATGGTGATCACTGCCGTGTACACCCTTGGCTTTCTGATGACCCAGGCCATGGGAGCTGGCCTTTTGCTTCAGGCTTTATCCGGGTTCGACTACCACGTGGGCATGGTGGTGGTGATCGGCGTCGCAACGGTTTACACGTTGTTTGGTGGCATGCGGGCGGTGATTGGAACCGATTTCATCCAATCGCTGTTGATCATGGTGTTGCTGGCGGTGGTGGCGGTGCTGGCGTTTCGTCAGTTCTCGATGCCCGAGGTGCATGCTCGGTTGGTCGCCGAGCACCCCGACCGGCTTGATCTGCTGCTTCCCGCCGGTCTGTTGATCGCCTGGAATTCCGCTCTGTTCTCAATGGGTGAGGTGTTTCACAACAACATCTGGTGGTCGCGGGTGTTCGCCAGCCGCCGCGGCGTGGTGATGACCTCGTTTGTGCTGGGGGGCCTGGCCTGGATGAGTGTCCCCCTGGTAACCGGCTCGATTGGTCTGGTCGCGCTGGCGCGGGATCTGCCGCTGGAGCAAGTGAACATGGTGTTCCCTGTGATGGCGGCCAATCTTCTTGGGGCTGGCGGGGCCGCTCTGGTGTTTGTGGTGGTGTTCGCGTCACTGACCTCCACCTTGGATTCGCTGTTGGCGTCCACTGCGGATCTGCTGGCTGAAGACGTTTATTTCCGCTTGCTAAGTCCTCAGGCGAGCGATGCGCAGCTCAAGCAAGCGGCACGGCAGATGGTGGTGCTTCTGGCCGTAGTCACTTTGGCTTTGTCCTGGCCGCGGCTGGACTCTCTGGCGACGGTGTTGTTCTTCACTGGTTCGCTGGTGGCCTCAACGGTCTGGCCTGTGGCCTGCGGTCTTTACTGGTCATCTGCAAGTCGGGCTGCGGCGATCGTGGCCATGCTGGCCGGCAGTGTCGTTGGTCTGACGGCCTACGTTTTGATTGCTCCTTATTGCGCGGCCGTGTTCTCCGCGGCTGTCTCTGCCGTCGTGATGGTGGTGGGTAGTCGTTGCCAGCCGGAACGGTTTGATTTCCATTGCCTGCAGGAGGAGGGGTAA
- a CDS encoding circularly permuted type 2 ATP-grasp protein, whose translation MFTEYRPTQGYDEYFCREQSAPRADLEPLLSSLGAMGLAELNRSHASASNLLRRLGATFRLNGSGLHGGERILPFDPLPRLIHRQEWSVLERGLVQRLEAIDQFLADVYGPQRILNDGVIPREDVESSQGWRPQMQDITVPLNRWCHISGLDLIRDGNGTWRVLEDNLRCPSGVAYFLENRRVMKRLFPSLFAGRTVQPIDDYPSHLLRTLQDLAPWSDAPRVVLLTPGVFNSAYFEHSYLAQQMGIALVEGRDLICEDGRVWMRSTAGREPVDVIYRRIDDDFLDPNVFRRDSMLGVPGLIDAMRSGRVAIANAPGSGVADDKLIYAYVPAMIRYYLNEEPIIDNVPTYLCSRDDDLRFVLEHLNELVVKSVAEAGGYGMLIGPHASTEEIENFAVKIKAHPRNFIAQPTLQLSTVPSLSEGELYPCHVDLRPYVLRGKSDWVSPGGLTRVALKRGSLVVNSSQGGGCKDTWVVSDSAVKAGNPELVPC comes from the coding sequence ATGTTCACCGAGTACCGACCAACGCAGGGGTACGACGAATATTTCTGCCGAGAACAGTCCGCTCCCCGTGCTGATCTGGAGCCGCTGCTGTCCTCCCTCGGCGCCATGGGGCTGGCGGAGCTGAATCGCAGTCATGCATCAGCGAGCAACCTGTTGCGACGCCTCGGCGCCACCTTCCGACTCAACGGATCAGGTCTGCATGGCGGAGAGCGGATTCTGCCCTTCGATCCGCTGCCAAGACTCATTCACCGTCAGGAATGGTCCGTTCTGGAGCGCGGATTGGTGCAACGCCTGGAGGCCATTGATCAGTTTCTGGCGGACGTTTATGGACCCCAAAGGATCCTCAACGATGGCGTGATCCCCCGTGAGGATGTGGAGAGCTCTCAGGGCTGGCGGCCCCAGATGCAGGACATCACCGTGCCGCTCAACCGCTGGTGCCACATCTCCGGTCTGGATCTGATCCGCGATGGCAACGGCACCTGGAGGGTTCTGGAGGACAACCTGCGCTGCCCCTCCGGCGTGGCTTATTTCCTAGAGAACCGGCGGGTGATGAAACGGTTGTTCCCGAGCCTGTTTGCGGGCCGCACAGTGCAGCCAATCGACGATTACCCCTCCCATCTCTTGCGCACGCTGCAGGATCTGGCCCCCTGGAGTGATGCCCCACGGGTAGTGCTGCTCACCCCGGGCGTGTTCAATAGCGCCTACTTCGAGCACAGCTATCTGGCCCAACAGATGGGCATTGCCCTGGTGGAGGGCCGCGATCTGATCTGTGAGGACGGACGCGTCTGGATGCGCAGCACTGCCGGCCGGGAACCTGTGGATGTGATCTACCGGCGCATCGATGACGATTTCCTCGATCCAAATGTCTTCCGGCGTGATTCGATGCTCGGTGTCCCCGGGCTCATCGATGCCATGCGCTCCGGTCGGGTGGCCATCGCCAACGCCCCTGGGAGCGGAGTCGCCGACGACAAGCTGATCTATGCCTACGTGCCGGCAATGATCAGGTATTACCTCAACGAAGAACCGATCATTGACAACGTTCCCACCTATCTCTGTTCAAGGGACGACGACCTCCGTTTTGTGCTCGAGCATCTCAACGAGCTGGTGGTGAAATCAGTCGCCGAAGCCGGCGGCTATGGAATGTTGATCGGGCCTCACGCCAGCACTGAGGAGATTGAGAACTTCGCGGTGAAGATCAAAGCACACCCGCGCAATTTCATCGCCCAGCCCACCCTTCAGTTGTCCACAGTTCCATCCCTTAGTGAAGGAGAGCTGTACCCCTGCCATGTGGATCTGCGCCCCTACGTACTGAGGGGTAAGAGCGACTGGGTCAGCCCCGGGGGCCTGACTCGAGTGGCATTGAAACGCGGTTCCCTGGTGGTGAACTCCTCCCAGGGGGGCGGCTGCAAGGACACCTGGGTGGTCAGCGACAGCGCCGTAAAGGCCGGCAACCCGGAGCTCGTGCCGTGCTGA
- a CDS encoding alpha-E domain-containing protein, whose protein sequence is MLSRVADSLYWINRYVERAENISRFLEVSEAMALDCPPGSAEPWLPLVDANGDRKRFDEAYPQGTPRDVVSFLLLDRNNPNSIVSCIANARENARQIRDVITTEMWEQLNDLYWNVQDGEALWQEPDQEQLRSIRRGCQLFYGITNVTLSRDQAWLFSQLGRLIERADKTSRILDVKYFLLLPTPTEVGGVLDELQWISLLRTAGAYQMYRQSVQQAITPASVAQFLLLDPIFPRSVRFCLQEINATLERIRPGPHAGPPDDLECLRGQLLAQWSYVRIDAVIERGLHEAVDQLQSDLNKLHELIHRRYFTTTDFGSIPTDPSCALS, encoded by the coding sequence GTGCTGAGCCGTGTGGCCGATTCGCTGTACTGGATCAACCGGTATGTCGAGCGGGCCGAGAACATCTCCCGGTTTCTGGAAGTGAGCGAAGCCATGGCCCTGGACTGCCCCCCCGGCAGCGCTGAGCCTTGGCTTCCCCTGGTGGATGCCAATGGAGACCGCAAGCGTTTTGACGAGGCCTATCCCCAGGGCACGCCACGGGACGTCGTCAGCTTTCTGCTGCTGGATCGCAACAACCCCAACAGCATCGTCAGTTGCATCGCCAATGCCCGCGAGAACGCTCGCCAAATCCGCGATGTGATCACCACAGAAATGTGGGAACAACTCAATGATCTCTATTGGAACGTTCAAGACGGTGAAGCGCTCTGGCAGGAACCGGATCAAGAGCAACTGCGCAGCATCCGACGTGGATGTCAGCTCTTCTACGGCATCACCAATGTGACTCTCAGTCGCGATCAGGCCTGGCTGTTCAGCCAGCTGGGACGGCTGATCGAACGGGCGGACAAAACCTCACGCATCCTCGATGTGAAGTACTTCCTGCTGTTGCCGACGCCAACGGAGGTGGGCGGCGTTCTCGATGAATTGCAGTGGATCTCCCTGCTGCGCACAGCTGGGGCTTATCAGATGTATCGCCAGAGCGTTCAGCAGGCGATCACACCAGCATCGGTGGCACAATTCCTGCTGCTGGATCCGATCTTTCCCCGCTCGGTCCGCTTCTGTCTGCAGGAGATCAACGCCACGCTGGAACGCATCCGGCCAGGACCCCATGCAGGTCCTCCGGATGATCTGGAGTGCCTACGCGGCCAGCTGTTGGCCCAATGGAGCTATGTCCGCATCGATGCTGTGATCGAACGGGGACTGCATGAGGCTGTGGATCAACTGCAGAGCGACCTCAACAAGCTGCATGAACTCATCCACCGTCGTTACTTCACCACCACCGACTTCGGCTCCATTCCCACCGACCCGTCATGCGCGCTGAGCTGA
- a CDS encoding transglutaminase family protein, protein MRAELIHRLNYRYEAPVQLGEHRLCLRPRAQGHQRLIQHSLQISPVPVHSHELLAASGDAIERVRFQGATASLQLEARSLVETRQAAPLLDCFNGLEPPLPYPRGQLNHDLLGALEGWLPNGQHDPSAVELAQDALMGGNQQVLPFLHQLMEMIQDRVKYTQRHVGPAWPAGRTLRERVGSCRDLAMLMMECCRSVGLPARFVSGYHLAEPAPEQYDLHAWTEIYLPGAGWRGFDPSAGAEIDERYIVLASSSKPDLSAAVQGSFTGPMAIGSQLTWSIEAVVEPKPRAASIETVVQAA, encoded by the coding sequence ATGCGCGCTGAGCTGATCCACCGTCTCAACTATCGCTACGAGGCACCGGTTCAACTGGGGGAACACCGCCTCTGTCTGCGACCCCGTGCCCAGGGCCATCAACGCCTGATTCAGCATTCCCTGCAGATCTCACCGGTTCCTGTTCACAGCCATGAGCTGTTGGCAGCCAGTGGTGATGCGATCGAGCGAGTGCGCTTCCAAGGTGCGACCGCTTCGCTTCAGCTGGAAGCCAGGAGCCTGGTGGAAACCCGCCAAGCCGCTCCCCTGCTCGATTGCTTCAACGGTCTTGAGCCTCCGCTTCCCTACCCCAGAGGTCAGTTGAACCATGACCTGTTGGGTGCCCTGGAGGGTTGGTTACCCAACGGACAGCATGATCCTTCAGCGGTGGAACTGGCTCAGGACGCCTTGATGGGAGGCAACCAGCAAGTGCTGCCTTTTCTCCACCAGCTGATGGAGATGATTCAGGACCGGGTCAAATACACCCAGCGGCATGTGGGCCCGGCCTGGCCAGCGGGCCGCACCCTGCGCGAGCGGGTTGGATCCTGCCGCGATCTGGCGATGCTGATGATGGAGTGCTGCCGCAGCGTCGGACTGCCGGCCCGATTCGTGAGTGGATACCACTTGGCGGAGCCAGCTCCTGAGCAGTACGACCTGCACGCCTGGACCGAGATCTATCTTCCCGGAGCCGGCTGGCGCGGCTTTGATCCAAGTGCAGGAGCCGAGATCGACGAGCGCTACATCGTGCTGGCCAGTTCCTCAAAACCGGATCTCAGTGCAGCTGTACAGGGCAGTTTCACCGGCCCCATGGCCATAGGAAGCCAACTCACATGGAGCATCGAAGCCGTTGTGGAGCCGAAACCTCGCGCTGCTTCCATCGAAACAGTGGTTCAGGCCGCCTGA
- a CDS encoding redox protein, which produces MFELLSYERFRDTPAVRFFDVTVDTSNARDLVIHSGPAISPPDDPDSGAWQFYLHPHQEDNLLAASGGRTFYLVNLAWTKPFHIVRLQSGGDILRIPPGTFHRSVSDPDGSVVLNQAVREEGVSLLQEFRVYNSARIPALMAVTSIQAQPPRLHGVEPLLQAA; this is translated from the coding sequence ATGTTCGAATTGCTGTCCTACGAGCGCTTCCGCGACACACCTGCGGTGCGTTTCTTTGACGTGACGGTGGACACGTCCAATGCCCGTGATCTGGTGATCCACAGCGGGCCAGCGATCAGCCCACCCGATGATCCAGATAGCGGTGCCTGGCAGTTCTATTTGCACCCTCATCAGGAAGACAATCTTCTAGCGGCCAGTGGTGGTCGTACGTTTTATCTGGTGAATCTGGCTTGGACGAAGCCGTTCCACATCGTTCGTCTCCAAAGTGGCGGCGATATTTTGCGCATTCCCCCAGGGACCTTTCATCGCTCGGTGTCGGACCCCGACGGCTCCGTGGTTCTTAATCAGGCGGTTCGGGAGGAGGGGGTGTCGTTGCTGCAGGAGTTCCGCGTTTACAACAGTGCGCGCATTCCGGCTCTGATGGCTGTGACATCGATCCAGGCCCAGCCTCCACGTCTTCATGGTGTGGAGCCCCTGCTTCAGGCGGCCTGA
- the moaA gene encoding GTP 3',8-cyclase MoaA has translation MSATPAEFDQWGRPFGVLRISLTARCNLACSYCCPDVKDPPGLLDLDQQLRLIRVACGLGLQTLRLTGGEPLLSNRLLPLLEALAAGRADAADPLARLRDVALTTNGVLLTLEKALALRAAGLDRITVSLDALEGEVVAKMAGLRGGTRAGEQLVEQVLGGLTAARDAGFDPACGGLKLNAVMRRGLNDAQLLPLAQLARDRGVELRLIEYMDVGNRNGWAPDQVISAEEMIQSIDARWPLQSMPRRAGATARQWRYVDGRGCIGVIASITEPFCGDCNRLRVTADGQAYTCLFASEGTDLRPFLQSEEALEAVLRGLWRQRRDRYSEERQGITASARHAEMAYLGG, from the coding sequence ATGAGCGCCACACCAGCTGAGTTCGATCAATGGGGCCGACCGTTCGGCGTTCTGCGGATCTCCTTGACCGCCCGCTGCAACCTGGCCTGTTCGTATTGCTGCCCGGATGTGAAAGATCCACCGGGATTATTGGATCTAGATCAGCAGCTTCGTCTGATTCGTGTTGCCTGTGGTTTAGGCCTCCAGACGTTGCGCCTGACGGGAGGTGAACCCCTTCTCAGCAATCGCTTGTTGCCACTGCTTGAGGCGTTGGCGGCAGGCCGTGCTGACGCCGCCGATCCCCTCGCTCGCTTGCGGGACGTGGCGTTGACCACCAATGGGGTGTTGTTGACACTGGAGAAGGCCCTGGCCTTGCGGGCTGCCGGTTTGGATCGCATCACGGTGAGCTTGGATGCCCTGGAAGGAGAGGTGGTGGCCAAGATGGCCGGTCTGCGCGGCGGGACTCGCGCTGGCGAGCAGCTGGTTGAGCAGGTTCTCGGTGGACTCACGGCAGCGCGAGACGCTGGATTTGACCCTGCATGCGGAGGGCTCAAGCTCAATGCCGTGATGCGACGAGGACTGAATGACGCTCAATTGCTGCCACTGGCTCAGCTGGCCCGGGACCGAGGGGTGGAGCTGCGTTTGATCGAATACATGGACGTGGGGAACCGCAATGGCTGGGCGCCGGATCAGGTGATCTCTGCGGAGGAGATGATTCAGTCCATCGATGCACGATGGCCATTGCAGTCGATGCCGCGTCGGGCGGGTGCCACGGCCCGCCAATGGCGCTACGTAGATGGCCGTGGTTGCATCGGAGTGATCGCTTCGATCACAGAGCCCTTCTGCGGGGATTGCAATCGTTTGCGTGTGACCGCCGATGGTCAGGCTTACACCTGTCTGTTTGCCTCTGAGGGCACGGATCTTCGTCCCTTCCTTCAGAGCGAGGAGGCCTTGGAGGCTGTTCTTCGAGGACTCTGGCGGCAACGCCGTGATCGCTACAGCGAGGAGCGTCAGGGGATCACCGCTTCAGCCCGTCATGCGGAGATGGCGTATCTGGGTGGCTGA
- a CDS encoding molybdenum cofactor guanylyltransferase, whose protein sequence is MARLLRAVVFAGGASQRMGSDKALLRHPNGDSWLVATVNLLRSVDLEVWVLSGHGSHRNCLAGQPGVTVQAEPWAPAGPLQAFSCVLSEREDEAWLTLPVDMPGLRRSTLLSLLGHWHQAEGLALVAEGGDRLQPLFGVYPCGARSRSTLDQELAEGRGRWFGWLERIDYTTFTCPDRDLINVNRPDDLAALMR, encoded by the coding sequence ATGGCTCGTTTGCTTCGTGCTGTGGTCTTCGCAGGAGGCGCCAGCCAGAGAATGGGATCAGACAAAGCCTTGCTTCGCCATCCCAATGGAGACAGCTGGTTGGTCGCAACGGTCAACCTTCTGCGCTCAGTGGATCTTGAGGTATGGGTGCTCAGTGGTCATGGCAGCCACCGGAATTGTCTTGCCGGCCAACCCGGCGTGACCGTTCAGGCTGAGCCTTGGGCACCGGCAGGCCCTTTGCAGGCCTTCAGTTGTGTGTTGTCCGAACGGGAGGATGAAGCATGGCTCACCCTTCCTGTGGATATGCCCGGTCTTCGCCGCAGCACGCTGCTGTCGCTTTTGGGGCATTGGCATCAGGCCGAAGGCTTGGCCTTGGTTGCAGAGGGTGGTGATCGCTTGCAGCCGTTGTTCGGTGTGTATCCCTGTGGAGCGCGCAGTAGAAGCACGCTCGATCAGGAGCTGGCCGAGGGACGCGGTCGATGGTTTGGTTGGTTGGAACGGATTGACTACACCACGTTCACCTGCCCAGACAGGGATCTGATCAATGTGAACCGGCCAGACGATCTGGCAGCGTTGATGCGATGA
- a CDS encoding NarK family nitrate/nitrite MFS transporter: protein MLGELWSFQGRYRTLHLTWFAFFLTFVVWFNLAPLATTVKADLGLTVGQIRTVAICNVALTIPARVLIGMLLDKFGPRLTYSAILVFSVIPCLMFASAQDFNQLVVARLLLSIVGAGFVIGIRMVAEWFPPKEIGLAEGIYGGWGNFGSAFSALTLVGLAGWLSFSGGFTLPTGDVLNWRGAIALTGIISAVYGVIYYCNVTDTPPGKVYQRPERTAGLEVTSMRDFWGLLGMNIPFAAILCVLCWRLQKVGFLNASTYPLALLAVLIWFVFQTWGIIRTNRELIMGTKVYPKEDRYEFKQVAILELTYIVNFGSELAVVSMLPTFFETTFDLPKATAGILASCFAFVNLVARPAGGLISDKLGSRKNTMGFLTAGLGVGYLIMSLIKPGTFTGTEGIVIAVAITMLASFFVQSGEGATFALVPLVKRRVTGQVAGLVGAYGNVGAVTYLTIFSLLPLWMGGAGEPTPETIAASNSAFFQILGIAGLIVAFFCFFFLKEPKGSFAELHEGENATEGTPSMAG from the coding sequence ATGCTTGGCGAACTTTGGTCATTTCAGGGGAGATACAGAACACTGCATCTCACCTGGTTTGCCTTCTTTCTTACTTTTGTTGTCTGGTTCAATCTCGCTCCTCTAGCAACCACCGTGAAAGCCGATCTCGGGCTGACGGTTGGTCAGATTAGAACCGTGGCCATCTGCAATGTGGCACTCACCATCCCTGCACGCGTGCTGATCGGCATGCTGCTCGACAAATTTGGTCCCCGACTCACCTATTCCGCCATTCTGGTGTTTTCGGTGATTCCCTGCTTGATGTTTGCATCGGCGCAGGATTTCAACCAGCTGGTCGTAGCCCGTCTGCTGCTATCCATCGTTGGCGCAGGATTTGTGATCGGCATCCGCATGGTTGCCGAATGGTTTCCCCCCAAGGAAATTGGTCTCGCTGAAGGAATTTATGGAGGCTGGGGTAACTTCGGATCCGCATTCTCTGCTCTCACCCTGGTAGGCCTTGCTGGTTGGCTCTCCTTCTCCGGCGGTTTCACATTGCCAACTGGAGATGTTCTGAACTGGCGTGGCGCAATTGCTCTGACGGGCATTATTTCAGCCGTCTATGGCGTGATCTATTACTGCAATGTAACGGACACACCACCCGGAAAGGTGTATCAGCGCCCTGAGCGAACCGCAGGTCTCGAAGTAACCAGCATGCGTGATTTCTGGGGACTTCTGGGCATGAATATTCCTTTCGCAGCCATTCTCTGCGTGCTGTGCTGGAGACTTCAAAAAGTAGGTTTCCTCAACGCATCCACCTATCCTCTCGCTCTCCTCGCAGTTTTGATCTGGTTTGTCTTTCAAACCTGGGGAATCATCCGCACCAACAGAGAGCTGATTATGGGGACCAAGGTGTACCCCAAGGAGGATCGTTATGAGTTCAAACAGGTTGCTATTCTTGAGCTGACTTACATCGTTAATTTCGGTTCTGAATTGGCCGTGGTCTCCATGCTGCCAACCTTCTTCGAGACCACATTCGATCTGCCGAAAGCAACGGCTGGAATTCTTGCCTCCTGCTTCGCTTTTGTGAACCTGGTGGCTCGCCCGGCCGGCGGACTGATTTCCGACAAACTTGGCAGTCGTAAAAACACCATGGGTTTCCTCACAGCAGGTCTTGGTGTCGGTTATCTGATCATGAGTCTGATCAAGCCCGGGACCTTTACTGGCACCGAGGGCATCGTGATCGCCGTCGCAATCACCATGCTCGCTTCCTTCTTCGTGCAATCAGGAGAAGGCGCCACATTTGCTCTTGTGCCTCTGGTGAAGCGTCGCGTCACCGGTCAGGTTGCTGGCCTTGTTGGTGCCTACGGAAACGTCGGTGCAGTGACCTACCTCACAATCTTCAGCCTGCTTCCACTTTGGATGGGGGGTGCTGGTGAACCCACTCCTGAAACGATTGCAGCTTCCAACAGCGCCTTCTTCCAGATCCTGGGAATTGCTGGTTTGATCGTCGCGTTCTTCTGCTTCTTCTTCCTGAAGGAACCCAAGGGCTCCTTCGCTGAGTTGCACGAAGGTGAAAACGCCACTGAGGGCACTCCCTCGATGGCTGGCTAA